The Pseudomonadota bacterium genome contains the following window.
GCTTCACCACGATGCGACGCCCGATGCGCTGGGGCTTCCAGAAGCGCTTCCAGGCGTGGGCCCAGTCCTCATCGTCGACCGCGCTCCACGTCACCGCGGCGTCGAGGCGTGCCTCGATCTCGGCCACGCGCTGCTCGAAATCCTCGGCCTGCGCGCAGTACAGCACGAAGCGCACCTGCCCTGGCTCGTCGTGCTCCTCCCAGCCCCGCACGTCGGCCTGGAGAAGGCGGGTGCGGGTGTCTTCAGCCTGCTCGACCGGTATGGTGGTCTCTCCTCGAAGCCACTGCATGATCAGCCCACGATGGCGTCGTAGATACGACCGAACCAGCTGCGCCCATTGTGGCCGTGGGCCTCCTGGCTGCCCGCCGACCCGTAGTCGCGCAGCAGCTGCTTCTGCTTCTCATTGAGCTGGGTGGGCACCATGACCACCACGCGCACCTGGAGGTCGCCGCGGCGGCCACCGCGCGCGCTGGGCAGGCCCTTGCCGCGAATCTTGAAGGTGGAATGTGTCTGGGTCCCCGCGGGGATCTTGATGCGGGTCTGTACGCCCTCGAGCGTTCCCACCTCGATCTCGGCCCCGAGAGCGGCGTCGGTGAACGTGATGGGGCGATCGAGGTGCAGGTCGGAGCCCTCGCGGTGGAACACCTCGTGCGGCTTGACCTCGAGCACGACGTAGAGGTCGCCCGGAGGGCCGCCGTTGGCCCCCGCGTCGCCCAGGCCAGTCATGCGGATGTAGTCTCCCTCGCTGACACCGGGGGGAACCTTCACCGTGACCCGCTTCTTGGTGAGAACGTGCCCCTGACCCTTGCAGTCGGTGCAGGGATCGGCGATGACGCGGCCTCTCCCCCCGCAGCGGACGCAAGCCCCCGAGCGAACCACCTGGCCGAAGCCCGTGGAGACGACGTGCTTGATCGTTCCCGTGCCGCGGCACTCGCCGCAGGCCTGAGGCGCGCTGCCAGACGCGGCCCCGCTGCCCTGACACCCCCCGCAGACCGTGACCGGATTGACCTGCAGCTCCTTCTCGACGCCGCTGAGAACCTCTTCGAGGGTGAGCTCGAGGGTCTCCTTGATGTCTTGACCGCGCTGGGGACGACGTCCGCCACGACCGCCGCCGCCTCCGCCGAAGAAGCTCTCGAGGAGGTCGCCCAGGTCACCGAACCCGCCGAACCCGCCTCCGAAGGGGTTCCCGCCGAACGGCCCCTGTCCCGCGCCATCGACACGCCCGTAGCGGTCGTAGGTCTCGCGCTTCTCGGCGTCAGAGAGCACCGAGTAGGCCTCGTTGATCTCGCGGAACTTCACCTCGGCCTCGGCCTTGTCATCGGCCACGTCCGGATGGTACTTGCGGGCGAGCTTCTTGTAGGCGAGCTTGATGTCTTCAATCGTGCTCGAGCGCTCGACGCCGAGGATCTCGTAATAATCTCTGGTGGACAACGCTTTTCACTCCAACGCGCGTCGACACGCAGGCGGTTGACACAGAAAGGGCGCCGCCCCGCAGGGCCGCGCCGCCGTCTTCACGAGCCTGCGGGGGCGCGCTATTTCTTGAACCAGTTGAACAGGTCTTCTTCGGACGGCTCGTCGACGGAGATGGTTCCCGCCTCGACGGCCGCCTTGGCTGCCGCGCCCACCTTCTCGTCACCGCCGGTGACCGAGAAGTAGGCGTCGGTCGAGATTGCAAACATCACATCCTGGAGAAGCTTGGTGTCTTCCTTGATCTTCTGCAGATCGTAGGTCTGCAGCGAGAGTCGCAGGCGCTCGACAGCGTCGCGCAGCTTGCGCTGCTGATCGAGGGGGATGCGCTCGGCGAGCTCGCGCAGCGTGCGCTCAGCCGTGTCGAGCTCGGTGTTCGACTTGTTGCGCGTCTGCGCCTCATCACGCCGCTTCGCGTCTTCTTCGTGGTAGACCGCGGCTTCCTTGACCATGCGCCCGATCTCGTCTTGCGTGAGGTTGGTGGGCGACTGGATGGTCACCTTCTGCGCGTTGCCCGTGGCCAGGTCCTTGGCTTTCACGCTGATGATGCCGTTGGCGTCGATGTCGAACTCGACCTCGATCTGCGGAATGCCGCGCGGGGCCGGGGGGATGTTGCGAAGCTCGAAGGTTCCGAGCAGTCGGTTGTGGGCCGCCATCTCGCGCTCACCCTGGAGCACCTTCACCTCAACGACGGTCTGGCCGTCAGAGGCCGTGGTGAAGATTCGGATCTTCTTGCACGGGATCTGGGTGTTGCGATCGATGAGCTTGGTCATCACGCCACCCACGGTCTCGATGCCCATCGACAGCGAGGTCACGTCGAGGAGGACGATGTCCTTCACCTCGCCGGCGAGCACCGCTCCCTGGATGGCGGCTCCCATCGCCACGACCTTGTCGGGGTCGATGTCGCGGATGGGCTCCTTTCCGAACAGCTTGCGCACCTTGTCTTGAATGGCGGGCATGCGGGTCGAGCCGCCCACGAGGATGACCTTGTTGATGTCGTGGATGCGCAGCCCCGAGTCTTCGAGGGCGCGCATGGCCGGCTCGGCCGTCTTCTCTGTCAGGTCAGCGGTGAGCTCCTGGAACTTGACGCGGCTCAGCTCCATGTCGAGGTGCTTGGGTCCGCTCGCGTCGGCGGCCACGAAGGGCAGGTTGATGTGCGCCGTCGTGTCGCTGGAGAGCCTGATCTTGGTGTTCTCGGCCGCCTCTTTGAGGCGCTGCATGGCGACGCGGTCGGTGCGCAGATCGATCTGCGACTGCTTCTTGAACTCCTCAACCATCCAGTCCATGATGCGCTGGTCCCAGTCGTCACCGCCCAAACGGCTGTTGCCCGCGGTGGCCTTCACCTCGAACACGCCTGCGCCGAGCTCGAGAATCGACACGTCGAACGTGCCTCCGCCGAGGTCCCACACCAGGATGATCTCGGACATGTCCTGCTTGTCGAGACCGTAGGCCATGGAGGAGGCCGTGGGCTCGTTGATGATGCGGAGGACCTCGAGACCCGCAATGGTTCCGGCGTCCTTGGTGGCCTGACGCTCAGAGTCATTGAAATACGCGGGAACGGTGATGACCGCCTTGTCGACGGTTCGCCCCAGGTAGGCCTCGGCATCGGCCTTGAGCTTCTGGAGGATCATGGCCGAGATCTCTTGCGGCGTGAACTGCTTGTCGTCGATCTGGACCTTGTGATCGGTACCCATGTGGCGCTTGATGGAGATCACCGTGCGCTCGGGGTTGCTGACAGCCTGACGTTTGGCCACCGCGCCAACCAGGCGCTCGCCGGTCTTCGAGAAGCCGACGACAGAGGGAAACAGGTAGTCTCCCTCCGCGCTCGGGATGACGACGGGCTGACCGCCCTCGACGATCGAGATGAGCGAGTTCGTCGTTCCGAGGTCGATTCCGACGATTTTGGCCACAGGGTGTTCCTCCTCGTGATTGACGCGGCCCCGCAGAGGCCGTTGCTATGCGTCCGGGGACGGCGGCGCCGATGACGTCGCGCCGCCGCGAGCGATCTTCACCAGTGCGGGACGGAAGAGCTTGCCGCCCAGGGTGTACCCCCGCTGGATCTCTTCCACGACCGTCTCGTCAGCCACGCCGTCTACCGCAACCTCCATGAGCGCCTCATGGACCTTGGGGTCGAACGGCAGCCCCACCGCCTTCACGGGCACCATGCCGGAAGAGGTGAGCACATCTTCGAACTGCCGCTGGATCATCTTCACGCCGCTCAGGATGGCCTCCAGGTTGGAGGAGCCCGAAGCGGCCGCCGTGGCACGCTCGAAGTTGTCGAGCACCGGCACGATCTGTCGGAGGACGTCCTCGCCTGCCCGCGTGGTCAACGAATCCTGCTCGTTCTTGACCCTAGTTCGGTAACGGTCGAAGTCCTCCTTCAGGGTGACATAGCGCTCGAGCGCGTCTTCAAGCGCCTTCTGCCGCTCGTGGATCGTGCCTTCGAGCGCAGCGACCTTGTCTTCGGAAGGCGCGGCCCGCAGCAGGTCAGCCAGCTGGCGCACCGCCATGTTGTAGAAGGCGAGAAGAACCGTGGCGTTCAGCGTGGGCCCCACGGCTTTCTGCACCCGCTCGAAGAGCGGTTCGAGCGGCGAGATGGCCCGCAGCAGATCGAGGAAGGCACCGCCCTCGTCGAGCACGCGCTTGCGCTCCTCGCTGGCCTTGCGCTCGTCTTCCTTCTTGCGCTCGTCGAACTGGGCACGTTCCTCGGCCAGTCGCTGGGTCTCGGCTGCAATGCGTGCCTCGGCCTCGGCCCCCATCGCGGCGGCTGCTGGCGCGGGAGCCGACGCCCCGAACGGCGCGCCCACCGGTGCCACGGGAATATCCGGGCCTTCGAGGAAGAGCTCGTCACCGTCAGCGATCTGGGGAGAGCGCGGCTCGCCTGCCTCGGCCGCGAGCGACAGGGCCTCTTCGACCGCGGCCTCCCGGATCGCCAGATCGTCGTCGCGCTCGTCGAGCGCCTTGGCGCGACCTTCAAGCTCGCGCTCCCGGCGGTCGAGGTCGGCCAACCGCTGCTCGAAGCCCGCGGCGTCGTGCGCCGCCCCCTGGCGCACCGCGTCGATCTCACGATTGAGGTCGGTGGCCGCGCGCTCACGCTGGGCGACCTCCGACTCACGGGCGGCCACGCCAGCCTCGCGCCGCGCCATGGCCGCCTCGCGCTCAGCCAGGGCCATCTCGCGATGGGCGGTGGCGGCCTCGCGCTCGGCGGTGGCGATGTCGCGCTGAACAGCGATGCGTTCTCGCGCTGCCATCGCCTCTTCTTCGGCAGCCGTGGCCTGCGTGGCAACCGTGGCCTGCGCGGCAACGGGCGGTTCAGGCGGCGCGGCGGGAGGCGCCTCGACGACCGCGGGCTCCTGTCGCTCCACGGGAGCGGCCGATTTCTTCCCCCCTGCCTTCGCAGGACGCTTCACTGCCATTCGATTACCTCTACACCTTCATCTGCGCTACCGCGTGAGAAGCGGAGCGCGAACCGACAAGGACGCCCCGCGCCGACTCAGCCGCTGCTGCTCTGCGTGAGACGCTGACCGAACGATTCCGCGACGCACTTCACGATGGAGAGCGCGCGCACATACTGCAGGCGCGTGGGGCCGATCACACCGAGGGTTCCCATGGGGATGCCTCCCACGCAGTACGTGGCCGTGATCATGGTGCACTCGCGCATCGGCATGAGCGCGTGCTCACCGCCGATGACCACGCCGATGCCCTCGCTCGGCTGGCTCTTGTCGAGGATCTCGGCCAGGATGGTCTCCTGCTCGAGAACCTCGAGCAGCGCCCGCGCCTTCTGCACGTCGCGGAACTCCGGCTGATCGAGCAGGTTCGAGGCCCCCTCGTAGAAGACACGGCTCTCGTACTCCCGCGCCAGATCTCGGGTCGCCTCGCCCAGCCGGGTGACGATCTCGGGCTGCACCGGCTCGAGAAGCTCGCGCAGGAAATCGACGCTGATGGCGTCCATCGACATGCCGCTGAGGCGATCGTTGAGCAGGTTGGTGAGACGGTTGAAATCGACCGACTCTGCGGCCGACGTCAGATCGATGACGCGGTGCACCACGCTGCCCGTGTGGGTCATCATGACGAGCAGCACCTGGCGCGGCCCGAGGCCGACCAGCTGCACGTACTTGAAATAGCTGCGGCCGAGGCGCGGTCCGAGCACCAGCGACGTGTAGCGCGTGAGCTGCGAGAGGCGGCGACGGGTGTGGTCGATGAGCGCCTCGATCTCGCGCTCGCTGTCGGCGTAGCCTCGCGCGATGTCGGGCGCTTCCGGCGGAGGGGCGATGCGCTTCTCCATGAGGCGGTCTACGTAGTAGCGATACGCCCGATCAACGGGAACCCGTCCAGCCGACGTATGGGGCTGGACGAGATACCCCAGCTGCTCGAGACGCGCCATCTCGTGGCGCACGGTCGCCGAGCTGCACGCAAGCGCGTATTTCTGGAGCAGCGCTGCCGACCCCACAGGCTCTGCGGTCTCGATGTACTCGCGAACGACCGCCAGGAGGATGCGTTCCTGGCGCGGCTCAAGC
Protein-coding sequences here:
- the dnaJ gene encoding molecular chaperone DnaJ yields the protein MSTRDYYEILGVERSSTIEDIKLAYKKLARKYHPDVADDKAEAEVKFREINEAYSVLSDAEKRETYDRYGRVDGAGQGPFGGNPFGGGFGGFGDLGDLLESFFGGGGGGRGGRRPQRGQDIKETLELTLEEVLSGVEKELQVNPVTVCGGCQGSGAASGSAPQACGECRGTGTIKHVVSTGFGQVVRSGACVRCGGRGRVIADPCTDCKGQGHVLTKKRVTVKVPPGVSEGDYIRMTGLGDAGANGGPPGDLYVVLEVKPHEVFHREGSDLHLDRPITFTDAALGAEIEVGTLEGVQTRIKIPAGTQTHSTFKIRGKGLPSARGGRRGDLQVRVVVMVPTQLNEKQKQLLRDYGSAGSQEAHGHNGRSWFGRIYDAIVG
- the dnaK gene encoding molecular chaperone DnaK codes for the protein MAKIVGIDLGTTNSLISIVEGGQPVVIPSAEGDYLFPSVVGFSKTGERLVGAVAKRQAVSNPERTVISIKRHMGTDHKVQIDDKQFTPQEISAMILQKLKADAEAYLGRTVDKAVITVPAYFNDSERQATKDAGTIAGLEVLRIINEPTASSMAYGLDKQDMSEIILVWDLGGGTFDVSILELGAGVFEVKATAGNSRLGGDDWDQRIMDWMVEEFKKQSQIDLRTDRVAMQRLKEAAENTKIRLSSDTTAHINLPFVAADASGPKHLDMELSRVKFQELTADLTEKTAEPAMRALEDSGLRIHDINKVILVGGSTRMPAIQDKVRKLFGKEPIRDIDPDKVVAMGAAIQGAVLAGEVKDIVLLDVTSLSMGIETVGGVMTKLIDRNTQIPCKKIRIFTTASDGQTVVEVKVLQGEREMAAHNRLLGTFELRNIPPAPRGIPQIEVEFDIDANGIISVKAKDLATGNAQKVTIQSPTNLTQDEIGRMVKEAAVYHEEDAKRRDEAQTRNKSNTELDTAERTLRELAERIPLDQQRKLRDAVERLRLSLQTYDLQKIKEDTKLLQDVMFAISTDAYFSVTGGDEKVGAAAKAAVEAGTISVDEPSEEDLFNWFKK
- the grpE gene encoding nucleotide exchange factor GrpE, which gives rise to MERQEPAVVEAPPAAPPEPPVAAQATVATQATAAEEEAMAARERIAVQRDIATAEREAATAHREMALAEREAAMARREAGVAARESEVAQRERAATDLNREIDAVRQGAAHDAAGFEQRLADLDRRERELEGRAKALDERDDDLAIREAAVEEALSLAAEAGEPRSPQIADGDELFLEGPDIPVAPVGAPFGASAPAPAAAAMGAEAEARIAAETQRLAEERAQFDERKKEDERKASEERKRVLDEGGAFLDLLRAISPLEPLFERVQKAVGPTLNATVLLAFYNMAVRQLADLLRAAPSEDKVAALEGTIHERQKALEDALERYVTLKEDFDRYRTRVKNEQDSLTTRAGEDVLRQIVPVLDNFERATAAASGSSNLEAILSGVKMIQRQFEDVLTSSGMVPVKAVGLPFDPKVHEALMEVAVDGVADETVVEEIQRGYTLGGKLFRPALVKIARGGATSSAPPSPDA
- the hrcA gene encoding heat-inducible transcription repressor HrcA, with translation MLEPRQERILLAVVREYIETAEPVGSAALLQKYALACSSATVRHEMARLEQLGYLVQPHTSAGRVPVDRAYRYYVDRLMEKRIAPPPEAPDIARGYADSEREIEALIDHTRRRLSQLTRYTSLVLGPRLGRSYFKYVQLVGLGPRQVLLVMMTHTGSVVHRVIDLTSAAESVDFNRLTNLLNDRLSGMSMDAISVDFLRELLEPVQPEIVTRLGEATRDLAREYESRVFYEGASNLLDQPEFRDVQKARALLEVLEQETILAEILDKSQPSEGIGVVIGGEHALMPMRECTMITATYCVGGIPMGTLGVIGPTRLQYVRALSIVKCVAESFGQRLTQSSSG